The following proteins are co-located in the Hypomesus transpacificus isolate Combined female chromosome 23, fHypTra1, whole genome shotgun sequence genome:
- the LOC124485569 gene encoding uncharacterized protein LOC124485569, which translates to MTISFSYRVGSSTVAGIVGAVSQAIWDCLVEEYMPVPTKQDWRDISEGFLQRWNFPNCMGSIDGKHIVIQAPHSSGSLYHNYKGTFSIVLLAVVDADCMFRVINVGGYSRNSDGGTLDNSAFGLALKDGILDLPENCIIPGAEPRGPLPHVFVGDEAFPLWSNLLRPSPGTNLSREKRLFNYCLRLTVECAFGILSSQWRMYRRVVGVNPAMAEVCVKATCILHNYIPRSRRGARGSPAASPGQEGSAALQEGPRVGSNNAARAAICVRDAFTAYFNSEGAVPWQQHVI; encoded by the coding sequence ATGACGATCAGCTTCAGCTATCGTGTGGGCTCAAGCACTGTGGCAGGTATTGTTGGGGCTGTGTCCCAGGCCATTTGGGACTGCCTGGTGGAGGAGTACATGCCTGTGCCGACCAAGCAGGACTGGAGGGACATTTCTGAAGGCTTCCTTCAGAGGTGGAACTTCCCAAACTGCATGGGTTCCATCGATGGCAAGCACATTGTCATCCAGGCCCCTCACAGCTCAGGGTCACTGTACCACAACTATAAGGGGACATTCTCCATCGTTCTCCTTGCGGTTGTGGACGCCGACTGCATGTTCCGGGTTATCAATGTGGGGGGTTACAGTCGCAACAGTGACGGTGGGACCCTGGACAACTCTGCGTTTGGTTTGGCCCTGAAGGATGGAATCCTGGACCTCCCAGAGAACTGCATCatccctggagcagagccacgTGGACCACTGCCACACGTCTTTGTGGGTGATGAGGCCTTTCCTCTGTGGAGCAACCTCCTGCGCCCCTCCCCTGGGACAAACCTCTCCAGAGAGAAGAGGCTTTTCAACTACTGCCTCAGGTTGACAGTCGAGTGTGCGTTTGGTATACTCTCCAGCCAGTGGAGAATGTATCGGCGTGTCGTTGGTGTCAACCCAGCAATGGCGGAGGTTTGTGTGAAGGCCACTTGCATCCTCCACAATTACATCCCGAGGTCCAGGAGAGGTGCCAGGGGATCTCCAGCAGCCAGTCCTGGCCAGGAGGGGTCTGCTGCTCTTCAGGAGGGTCCACGAGTGGGCAGCAACAATGCTGCGCGTGCAGCCATTTGTGTGAGAGATGCATTCACTGCATACTTCAATTCAGAGGGTGCAGTGCCCTGGCAGCAACATGTCATATAG